The sequence ACCAGGATTAAGCAGTACTCAACGCTTTTTGTTGATTGTTTTAATTACTTCTTTTATTCGTTGGGCTGGTTTAGCGCGGGTAATTCGCGGACAAGTACTATCAATTAAAGAAAGAGAATTTGTGCAAGCAGCAAGAGCAATGGGGGCTAAACCTTTATATATTATCCTTCGCCACGTTTTACCCCAAACTGCAAGCTATATTATTATCTCGGCGACTCTTTCTATACCCAGCTTCATTGGTGCCGAAGCAATACTAAGCTTAATTGGTTTGGGAATTCAGCAACCAGATCCTTCTTGGGGTAACATGCTATCACTAGCGACTAATGCTTCGATTTTAGTATTGCAACCCTGGTTAATTTGGCCTCCTGCCACAGTAATTATTCTTACCGTACTTGCATTTAATTTGCTTGGGGATGGATTAAGAGATGCATTAGATCCTAGGAGTGTTGGACGGTAATTGGTAATTGGTAATTGGTAATTGGTAAAAATGTTTTTGTAGAGACGCAGTATTGTGTAGCGTCTTTACATTTTTATTAGACATTTTGCAAGCTAGCGTAACCAAAAGTAGCATTAAATTCTTCGCACCAAATTCCTACAGATTTATAGTCAGCGAGGTTAACATTTTCAGGAATTGCGTAGCGTTGAGCGCCTTTAAAACTTTTGATGGGAGCGAGTGTAAGATAATTTCCTTCTTTGATATTTAGAGGTATATTGCTGTTGCGGTGTAAAATTATTTTTACGTCGGGACCTTCACCACTACTGAAAGCTCGATCAAATTCTAAGTAATTTTTGCCGTTGATATTGACAATTGTTGCTTTACCACTAGTGGCTTTTTCTTGTTTAACAAAGTTACCGGATGCTATGGGTTTAATAGAGTTAGCAGTCGCAATTGTCGATTGTAGGGGAGCGTAACCAAAAGTAGCATTAAACTCTTCGCACCAAATTCCTACAGATTTATAGTCAGCAAGGTTAATATTTTCAGGAATTGCGTAGCGTTGAGCGCCTCGAAAACTTTTAATTGGAGCGAGTGTAATATAATTACCTTCTTTGATATTTAGAGGTATGTTGCTGTTGCGGTGTAAAATTATTTTGACATCGGGACCTTCACCACTACGAAATGTTCTGTCAAATTCTAAGTAACGTTTACCGTTGATACTTACAATTCTTGCTCTACCAGTGGTGGCTTTTTCCTGTTTAACAAACCTACCGGATGCCAAGATTGAATTAGCTTTAGTTGCAACTCTTGTAGTTCTATTTCTTTTAAAAGCAGGAGAAGCTTCAGCAGCTCCAGAATTAGCTATTACCGAACCGACGCTACTGAATAATACAACTGATGCAATTCCCAAGCCAGCTAATTTATTGAATTTCATGATTGAAGTCTCCTTGATAAAAGTGTTGTGCGTTTGTTTCCCTTTCGCTTAATTACTAATATCGCGGATGACTCTGAGGCTTGAATGAATGGTTTCTGAGCTTAAGGTAAGAGTTTTCTGAGAAAGCTGAGATGGTTAAAGCAAAGTTATGGAAAGATTTGAATTTAGATAACAAGCTGCGATATATCAACGTATGTGCGATCGCTCCGGTAAGCGATATTGAGCAGAAGTCAGAAAAGTGCCAAGTAACCTATGCTATTAAGTATTGGCTGCGCTGCACTCAGATAATTGTTTTGTTGTAAAAGATATAGATTGAGCAGCAACAAGTTCAATTTCTTGTTTGACATTACATATAAAACCAGTAGCTTCTGCAAACCGCAACTTTTCCTATGATTCACAGCTAACAGTACTGGATGCAAAACGCACTACAAAAGCAATATCAATAATCCCAATATTTAAACTGTAAATCTCTACCAGTAAAAGCAACTGTCGCAACACAATCAGAAAAAGGCTGCATTTCCAACAAACTCCATTCACCAGAAATATTTGGAATATTTAACTCAGCAGGTTGTTCTGCTGTTAAAGAAATTTCAACTTTTTGCAAATCTTTTAATCCCGTTCCAGTTGCTTTTAAATAAGCTTCTTTACAAGTCCAATAGCGAAAAAATAATTGCTGCTGTTGTTCTTGAGGAGCAGATTCGATTACAGCAAATTCCCTTGGTGAAAAAAATCTTTGAGCTAAAGAAACTACATCGGTTTTGGAATTAATGCATTCTAAATCAACACCAATAGAATTATTTAAACCTATTGCATACAGCGCAAAGTTTTCTGAGTGAGATACATTAAAATTAAGATTTTTATTGTTGAAATTTGACTCGGAAGAAGACTTCGCTACTTGTAATAAATCAGAATTGTGGGATTGCTTCCTTACGTCGCAATGACTAGAATTCCATTGTTGTTCTGTAATTCCATCTAAAAATGGTTTCCCATGAGCCTCGTAACCAAACTTGATTTTAGACGGTTCTATATTTAAGTAACGACCCAATATACTTCTAAGAATACCCCTTGCGGCAATAAAACGCTGCCGATGTAGCTCAAAATGAAATCTTCTTGCTCTAACCAACTCATCTTCCGCAAGAATTTGAGTAAATTCTTCCAATAATGGTTTTGCATTGTCGAGATTTTCTCGCCAAATATGAACTTGGTTAGATAATAATTCTATATTCGTCGGTGCTTTTAACCACATTTTACAGTCAACAGTGAGCAGTTAACAGTGAACAGTGAACAGTGAACAGTGAGGAGTAACGAGTAGCGATTAGCGAGTAAAGGATGATCGTGGAGTCATAGAGTGATGGATTTTTTATCCCCTTGTCTCCTTGTCTCCCCCCTCTACGCCCTCTCAATCCATTCCAAAAACCGATTCCATGCCCACCAAGGGTCGCTATCCCCGTATTCTTTCTGACATTGCTTGCTGCTTAAATAACCAACATGTCCGCCGTATGGAGTCAGCATTAAGTCTATAGCTGGATTTTGGGCGCAGGCTACTTGTAATTCTGGCATGATAGATGGTGCAAAAAATGGATCGTCTGCGGCGTAAATTATTAGGGTTCGCTTGGAAAGACTGGGTATGACATGTAAGGCGCTACTTGCTTCATAGTAAGCTTCTACTGAGGGAAAGCCTAATTTTTCTATGACTAATTCATTGTCAAACCCCCATATACTATTTGCTCTTTCTATTGCTGCGGGATCTAAACTGCCTGGATGAGAATCGTGAATTTTCCATGCCAGTTTTTTCAATGCTCTGGCAATTCTTTGTTCTAAAAATCTACCTACTGGATAACTTGTTAAATATTTCAGGGAAGGATTGGAATTTAAACTGGGACAAATAACCGCACCACCAGCTATATCGCTTTCTTTAATACCAATTTCTGAATCTTTGGTGGAGTCTAGCGCTGCTTTAATTGCCCATAACGCTAACTGCCCTCCCAGGGAAAATCCTGTAAACCAAAATTTTGGGGGACATCCCATTGATAAGGCTTTTGCTGCGATGCGAACAAAATCCTCTCCTTCGTACAAACCATCGCTTGTTAAAGTCGGCGATAATTCTGCTGTTTTACCGTGGGCACGCCAGTCAAATAATACTACCGCATAACCTTGGGCGTAGGCTTTACGTCCTAAAATTTTCAGAAACCATTCTTCTTCTAAATCGCCGATAATGCCGTAGGTTCCTATAATAGTGCCGCGAGGATTTTCCGGAATTGCTACTAAGCCAAATATAGGAACTTCCCGTGCGCCGGTAAATATTTGTTCTTGATAATTAGGCTCCGGCAGGTTGAGAGTCGTTTCCCAATTCTTTTTTCCCCACAACGCTGCACCAATAGTCATTAGCACGCCGTTTCGTAAAAACCAAGGTGGATTGTAGGCTAAAGCACGCATTGTATAAGATATTCTGTCTAGTTTGTAGGTTGTTTAAGAATATTTTAATTTTAAGGTTTATGTTATATTTAAAATTTTTTTTATAATCATTAAAGCAATCTTTGTATTTTCCAAAGATTCTTAACTTACCTTAACACCCAGTAACAATTACTTTATAATGCCGAGAATTCTTGTCATAGATGACGATCCAGCCATTTCCGAGTTGGTAGCCGTTAATTTAGAGATGGCTGGTTACGATGTTAGCCAAGCTGAAGACGGTATCAAAGGGCAGGCTTTAGCACTCCAGCTACAGCCCGACTTAATTATGTTGGATTTGATGTTGCCCAAGGTTGATGGATTTACCGTATGTCAGCGCTTGCGTAGAGATGAGCGTACTGCTGATATTCCGGTTCTAATGTTAACCGCTTTAAGTCAAACCCAAGATAAAGTCGAAGGTTTTAATGCTGGTGCGGATGATTATCTCACCAAGCCTTTTGAAGTCGAAGAAATGTTAGCGCGGGTTCGAGCTTTACTTAGACGTACCGATCGCATACCTCAAGCAGCAAAACACAGCGAAATTCTCAATTATGGGCCATTAACTTTAGTTCCCGAGCGATTTGAGGCTATTTGGTTTGCTCAAACTGTAAAGTTAACTCATTTAGAATTTGAATTACTTCACTGCTTGCTGCAACGTCACGGGCAAACGGTTTCTCCGAGCGAAATTCTTCGAGAAGTTTGGGGTTACGATCCAGACGATGATATTGAAACCATCCGGGTTCACGTCAGACACTTGAGAACCAAGTTAGAACCAGATCCTCGCCATCCCCGCTATATCAAAACCGTATACGGTGCTGGATATTGTTTGGAATTACCGAGTAGTCCCCCATCTGAAACCGAATTATCGACTACAGAAGTCGGAACTAGTTCAAGTTAATTCTTAACTTTTGAAACAACTTGACGACAGTTTTCTCCCATGTCAATCCCTTTTGGTGAATACTTGGGGAATCTTTTCTATGGAATATCAAATTTTAGATTACAAAAAAGCTTGACTTAGTAACTATTCTCCTGTGGCTAGAAGATTAGCTATTGAATTAGAGAGGGAAGAGTGGAAAGAATCAAAGAAGTTTTTATACGTAATCTGATAAGTGGGTTAGGAGTAAAAGTTATTAAATAAACAAATAAATATTGTATTGTTGTTCCCCATTAATAATTACCCATTACCAACTACCAATTACCCTTTGTCTATAGGAAAAAATTCCAAACGATATTTATATAAAGCAACTGGTTTATTAACTGCTTTAAAATAATTTGGATCTTGGGATGAAAGATAAACTGCTGTAACTTGATTCGCTTCAATTGCCAGATTCAATGAAGATACTTTAGATAATTGCCTATATGCCGTAGTTGATTCAACGGTATTAATGTACGGTACCGAACTACCTTTAAATAGCTGTTCAAATACTTCTGCTGTAATAAATTTACCGTCTGCGGTATTTTCTGTAGCGCGGTTTTTGACAATGGATACTAACTGCCGATCGCAATTAATTCTTTGATTACATTCACTGCGTAAAAATGTAATTTGTCGATTGGGAGAATTGGGATCTACTTTAACTGCTTTAACTGTATTCTCACCCAAAACTGCTCGGGCTAAGTTCAATCCGTTGTAAGCTCTATCGGCAATAATAACCTCACCCCCTGCCCCTCTCCTTGTAAAGGAGAGGGGTGTTTGAGAAGTAACATCTTCTTTTTCCCCTCTCCTTAATAAGGAGAGGGGTGTCCGATAGGACGGGGTGAGGTTTTTCAACTTTGGTGTCCGATAGGACGGAGCGAGGTTTTTCAACTTTGATTGATCGATAAATCTAACTTTAAAACTAATTGGTTGGTTAAGATACTGACGATTACTTTCAAAGCCCGGTGTCACAATATCTGGTGCTAACGGGGCAACTAAATCTACTAAGGTACTTTTTACTTCCCATTCCCCCTTCATCCATTCGGGATAAATTAAGTCTCCAACCGCAGGTTGTACGGAATTCAACTTCTCCCACTCAGGAAAATTACTTAATTTTTGATTCAATTCTCCAGCAGTGGCATCGCTACAGAAGACTGATAAAAAAATCATGCAAATAATCATTATGAGCTTCATAGTCAGCTGTTTTTCCTATATTACGAAGTGTTAATTATTATGTGATTGACTGCAAATTTTAATCAAACGATATGTTGCAATTTGTTCATCAAAATTAACTTTTCTGTTAAAAATCTCAATATAAACATGGTTTTATATAGAGGTAATGAAATAGACAATAGTTATTAATAAAATGCGATAAATTTTTCATTTCAAATAGCTGATACTAACAGGCTTTCGAGTATATTATAGAAACATAATAAGTATTTATTCCAAGAAACATAAATATATATTTTCTAATTTGTTAATAAAAACACTTTTTGTACTGGCAATAAATAGTACTGCTAAATTGCTAAATATGTGGTGATATTACGTATGAAGCATTAGGTTGGTAGAACGGCATTCACTTTAGGTGGCAGCCTTAAATAGTTAGAAACTATTACCATGCTCTTGAAGCGGTATTTCAGGGCGATCGGTAATAGGTAAATAGTTACGAAAAATACCTGATATCTGAAATTGCTGACACAGAATTTCAGTCACAAATTAATCATTATTGAAAATAATTAAACCATTATGAGTCTTAGTAGTTCTTTTACAGATTTTTCCTTAGCTGAGTTGTTTCAACTGATCGAGCAAGGGCGTAAATCGGGTTGTTTGAGTGTATGTACTTTGCCAGATATTAATTCTCCCCAATCTAGAGCAAAATACTTTTATATTTGGTTTAGAAGCGGACGTATTGTTGCTGCGGCAAATCGTTTAAGTGGTAGAGGTTTAGTTTCTAAAATTGCCCAAAGAAGTTGGGCAGAGCCACAGGTTATAGAAACCATTTATAGTAATGCATCTACAGCTACACCTTTGGGATTGCAGTTCAAAACACAAGATGTTTTAAGCGCCGAACAATTAAATTTATTATTTGCCAGTCAATTACAGCAAGTTAGACAATTATTTGAAATTCAAAAAGGTGTATTTAAGCTAGATTGCAAAGCTGTTTTACCAATGTCTGAAATGACAGGATTGAGCTTAAAAGCTACAGAAGTGACTTTGATGGCTTTAAGAGTATTGAAAAACTGGAAACTTCTTGAAGATGCGCTTCCGAATATAGAATCGGGGATTAAAAATATTAGTAAAAATCAACCACAACTTCGCTTGAATCCCTTTGAATGGCGATTATGGGAATTTGCTTCTGGGGATATTTCGATAAAAGATATTGCCATTCAACTAAATCAACCAACTATCAAGATTCAGCAAACAGCTTTCCGATTAATGCTTGTAGGTTTAATAGAAGAAGTACCTCAGATAACATCAAATACTCATGAGTACCATTATGATATGGATTTAACTTGGGTCAAAAAATACGGTTCGCGAGCAGCTCAAAAGCATCAAGAATCACAAACGCCTAAAGTTAGTAGTTCGCTACTGCAAAATCTTGTAGGGTATTTAAGGAGTAAAGCTTAATGTCACCAGAAATTCTCCGTATTGTAGTTACAGGAGGTGTAGGAGCGGGAAAAACAACATTTATTCAAACAATTAGCGAAATTGATGTCGTTGATACTGATAAAAGAGCAACTGATGAGCTGGCAGAATTGAAGGAAACAACTACAGTGGCTCTGGATTTTGGTAAATTAACAATTACAGACAATCAATCATTACACTTATACGGTACTCCCGGACAAAGCCGATTTGATTTTATGTGGGACATTCTAATTCAAAAAGCCCATGCTTTCATTCTGTTGATAGATGCACATCGTCCGAATCAATTCCGTCACGCGCGTAAGCTTTTGAACTATATGAATCAAAATGTGTCAATTCCACAATTGATTGGAATAACTCATACTGATTGTGCTGATGCATGGGAAATAGAGGATATAGCTTTAGCGCTGGGGTTTCAAGATAAAGCTGGTTCAAGCCCCATAATGGCTGTTAATGCCAACGAACGCGAATCAGTATTTCAAGCATTAATTGCAATTGTCGAGCAATTGGAATCTACCTATGAAAGCCAAGAAGCTAGACAATGAGATAGGGAGATTCAAGTAGCGAGTGACGAGTAACGAGTAGCGATTACGAGTAAAAATGTGCGATTAAGCAAGCGGCAATAAGACGAAGTTGGTTTAGTTACTACTCGCTACTTGCCACTTATAACTATGCCCAATTCTCAACTCCCCAAGATATTTGTAAAACATAAATCATTAATAATCTTATCTTATTCTTTAGTTAACCTATTTCGTTTTAAAATTTACCAAGTCTTGAGGCAAGCGTATAAATTACGCTTAAAAAGTAATCAATCCCCAAGATAACGCTCAGGAGTCTGCAATCATGCCTCTGGGTAACATAATCAAGCTTCTAAAAGAAGCATTTCAAAAGCTTCCTGCGGAGTCAGTAGACTCTTCGGAGTTGACACAAACAGAAACTCCTCTACCAAAAGGAAGTGCGGAAAATACTGATTTAACGCAAAAACCAGTTAATGATACGACATTAACTCAGCCTACTACAGAAACTACAGAAACTACTCAAACATCTTTACCAACAATTCTGGAGGAACAAAAAATGATTAACGTTTCGATGTTGCAAGACGAACTGCAAAATTTTGTAAGTGCTGCTTCTGATGTTCAAGGTGCTGCTTTGGTAAGTCCTGATGGTTTGGCTTTGGCTTCAGTTTTACCTGGAGGAATGGACGAAGAACGTACTGCTGCTATGTCTGCATCCATGCTTTCCCTAGGCGAACGTATCGGTCGGGAATTAGCTCGTGGAAGTATTGATAGGATTGTGGTTGAAGGTGAAAAGGGATATGGGGTATTAGTTGGCTGTGGGGCTGATGCTGTTTTATTGGTTTTAGCTGGTGCTGGTGTTAAACAAGGTTTATTATTCTTGGAAGTTAAAAGAGTTGTTTCAAAAATTGCGCCGTTAATGGCTTGAGTGGAAACTCCAAATAATCCATATACCGATGTTTGGATTGGCGATTTTATTTAATTCCAGTCCAAATTTTTTGTGAGCTTTTGATTCTACAACTTTGTGTACTGCTGTGGAGAAAAAAGATTCACCACGTAAATTTACGTATACTTTGAGTGCTGTTTGCGTTACCCTAGAGCAGGCATCAAGCAACTGCTTTCGGTTAAGCACAATAAGTCCGTAGTTCGCGGTGGCAAAAACAATATATTGGAATTCTACTAATTTCAATCGATTCATTTGTTTTTTTTATAACCAATTGTAGCTAATTGGGTTGACTTAGTTTCAGTATTAAGGAATAACTTGACTGATACTAAGATTTATATTTTTGGCGATTTTTTTTGATAAATAACAGGAGTTACTTGGAATGGCTATAGAACCACAAGCGTTTATGTCTACTTTGGAGAAACGCGTTTGTTTAACAGCAGAAGATAAGGGGCTACTTAAATCTGAAGCAGAGTGGGGAAAGGAAATCGCTCCGGAAATGGCAGAACATTTTTATAATTATTTAGGTCGCGATGAAGAAATGAGTTCCATCTTAAATGCCACCGAAGGACGCATTCATCGTTTGCGAGAAACGTTTATTGAATGGTTCTACGAGATGTTTACAGGTATGGATGATTGGGGTAAAGATTATGCCGAACGCCGTTGGAATATAGGTTTAGTTCACGTTCGGATTGGTATCGGACCCCAGCACGTAGTACCTGCAATGGCAACTGTAATTAGAGAAGCCGGACAGCGTGCTAAAACCGACGGCAAAAGTGAAGAAATAAAAGATGCTTTAGGTCGTATTTGTATGATCGACTTAGCTTTTATTGAACAGGCTTATGTAGAAGTATCCTCAGAAGCTGTGTTAAGAGAAACTGGTTGGACTGAAGGTTTATTCAGACGCTTAATAGCTACCGGGGCTAATTCAATGTAAATTCATTCAGGAGTTAGAAATTATCATTATTTTTTCTACCTCCTGATTTCAATGGCTTTTGAATAAAAAAAGCATTTTTTTGAAAAAATTTTTACTCTAGTTATTATCAATGTAATAGCTTGATCCAGATAAATTTACACCCTACCTAAAAATTTATATCTTGCACTTGTCTATCATTTATACAACTGGTAAGCCATGCTAGGCAATGATTATGCAAGCTTTGATAATTATTATACAGATTAAATTGGTGCTATATATTCGCGATTAATTATGTTAGAAAGATGCATTTTATACGCATGTAAATAAATTATTGTCAACTGATATAGGGCTCTATTCATAAAATTAATATCTGTACTATCACTTACTTGACAAAAAAAATATTTTATATATACTAATATTTATACTTACAAAAAGAATAAAGGCTACAAACGGTGCTTCTACTTGGAATATGCTATGTTTTTATTTAAAAGCAGAATATAAAAACCAAGTTATTTGTAGTTGATTTAAATCAAGCGCAAGTATGAAAGCATAGGTGTGTTTTGAGATGGCAAATTAAACTAAATAAAATTACTTTCAAGGTGCTTATTAAGTGTCAATTGATGTAGTTAATAAATAATTTTTTTCCTATCTCACAAATTAGATTCCCCCAACAGCGTGCCCAAACAAAATGATATTAGCCTATTGGCTTTTATTTGCGTTATCAAATGATTAAGCAATACAGATATCTCTATTGCTTAAGAAGACTAATGATTTGAAATTTTTTTTCATCACTGAAGCTAGATTTTAAGTTAGTTTTAATCTTCCTTTTTTGTTTACCTTTACAGAAGGTATGCTGATTTTTTAATGGGTTTTAATCTATGCAATTTAATTTGAGCTTTTATAATCTGTTTTTGAGTAAACTCTCGCAGATGAAATTTTTTTTGTCTAGACTAAAACAGTCTAAACTTAAATATGCCTGCTTTGAATGCGTGAATCTAATTAGTCAATTAATAGATACAAACTGCATAAAAGTAGGAAAAGCCTTGAATATATATATAATTGAACGACAATATTTCTTCGATTGCCAAAGTCGTTCGTGAAGATTGTACGACAGAAATATTTATAAGCTAAGCTAAGCTAATTAGAATTTTGCAGTTTTCGCTGAATGCTGAAATTGAAAACTGTTACATCTTAAATATCACCTTCGTAATTGTATTCTCAATATCACCATTAGACTTATTTTAGTACCCTAAAGATGGGACAGCTTTAGGGTGTCCAATTTTAAAAGTTTTGTGCTGATGATTGCGCTTAAACTTTTATATTTTAAGCAAATCTTACTTTCTAAATAAAAAAATTCCGTAAGAGAATGAAACATCTGATTAGTTTTTTAGTCAAACCAAGAAATACACTTGCGTTTCAAGACGATATTTTCTAGCGTAGCGACATTAACAGTTGACTAAATTTACTATGGCAGCTTATGAATAATACAGAATATCCTATAGCGGTAGAAATTAAAAACTCCGAAGATTTAAATATAGACTTTCAGCAATATTGGTTTGCGCTTAAGCGCCGATGGTTGCCCGCAATGGCAATTACAGGTGGTTTTTTTGGCTTGGGTTTTATGGGTATTATGCTACTTTCAAAAACCTATTATTCGGCAGAGGGAAAAATTTTAGTCAAGCCAGATAAATCAGCAACTTTGACAGGATTATTAACAGATAATAAGAATCAACTTACTCCCTTAACTCTCCAAGGCAATCCACTAAAAACAGAAA comes from Rivularia sp. PCC 7116 and encodes:
- a CDS encoding DUF6816 family protein; amino-acid sequence: MKLIMIICMIFLSVFCSDATAGELNQKLSNFPEWEKLNSVQPAVGDLIYPEWMKGEWEVKSTLVDLVAPLAPDIVTPGFESNRQYLNQPISFKVRFIDQSKLKNLAPSYRTPKLKNLTPSYRTPLSLLRRGEKEDVTSQTPLSFTRRGAGGEVIIADRAYNGLNLARAVLGENTVKAVKVDPNSPNRQITFLRSECNQRINCDRQLVSIVKNRATENTADGKFITAEVFEQLFKGSSVPYINTVESTTAYRQLSKVSSLNLAIEANQVTAVYLSSQDPNYFKAVNKPVALYKYRLEFFPIDKG
- a CDS encoding DM13 domain-containing protein, coding for MKFNKLAGLGIASVVLFSSVGSVIANSGAAEASPAFKRNRTTRVATKANSILASGRFVKQEKATTGRARIVSINGKRYLEFDRTFRSGEGPDVKIILHRNSNIPLNIKEGNYITLAPIKSFRGAQRYAIPENINLADYKSVGIWCEEFNATFGYAPLQSTIATANSIKPIASGNFVKQEKATSGKATIVNINGKNYLEFDRAFSSGEGPDVKIILHRNSNIPLNIKEGNYLTLAPIKSFKGAQRYAIPENVNLADYKSVGIWCEEFNATFGYASLQNV
- a CDS encoding response regulator transcription factor — encoded protein: MPRILVIDDDPAISELVAVNLEMAGYDVSQAEDGIKGQALALQLQPDLIMLDLMLPKVDGFTVCQRLRRDERTADIPVLMLTALSQTQDKVEGFNAGADDYLTKPFEVEEMLARVRALLRRTDRIPQAAKHSEILNYGPLTLVPERFEAIWFAQTVKLTHLEFELLHCLLQRHGQTVSPSEILREVWGYDPDDDIETIRVHVRHLRTKLEPDPRHPRYIKTVYGAGYCLELPSSPPSETELSTTEVGTSSS
- a CDS encoding 4'-phosphopantetheinyl transferase superfamily protein encodes the protein MWLKAPTNIELLSNQVHIWRENLDNAKPLLEEFTQILAEDELVRARRFHFELHRQRFIAARGILRSILGRYLNIEPSKIKFGYEAHGKPFLDGITEQQWNSSHCDVRKQSHNSDLLQVAKSSSESNFNNKNLNFNVSHSENFALYAIGLNNSIGVDLECINSKTDVVSLAQRFFSPREFAVIESAPQEQQQQLFFRYWTCKEAYLKATGTGLKDLQKVEISLTAEQPAELNIPNISGEWSLLEMQPFSDCVATVAFTGRDLQFKYWDY
- a CDS encoding protoglobin domain-containing protein produces the protein MAIEPQAFMSTLEKRVCLTAEDKGLLKSEAEWGKEIAPEMAEHFYNYLGRDEEMSSILNATEGRIHRLRETFIEWFYEMFTGMDDWGKDYAERRWNIGLVHVRIGIGPQHVVPAMATVIREAGQRAKTDGKSEEIKDALGRICMIDLAFIEQAYVEVSSEAVLRETGWTEGLFRRLIATGANSM
- a CDS encoding ATP/GTP-binding protein; amino-acid sequence: MSPEILRIVVTGGVGAGKTTFIQTISEIDVVDTDKRATDELAELKETTTVALDFGKLTITDNQSLHLYGTPGQSRFDFMWDILIQKAHAFILLIDAHRPNQFRHARKLLNYMNQNVSIPQLIGITHTDCADAWEIEDIALALGFQDKAGSSPIMAVNANERESVFQALIAIVEQLESTYESQEARQ
- a CDS encoding DUF4388 domain-containing protein, which produces MSLSSSFTDFSLAELFQLIEQGRKSGCLSVCTLPDINSPQSRAKYFYIWFRSGRIVAAANRLSGRGLVSKIAQRSWAEPQVIETIYSNASTATPLGLQFKTQDVLSAEQLNLLFASQLQQVRQLFEIQKGVFKLDCKAVLPMSEMTGLSLKATEVTLMALRVLKNWKLLEDALPNIESGIKNISKNQPQLRLNPFEWRLWEFASGDISIKDIAIQLNQPTIKIQQTAFRLMLVGLIEEVPQITSNTHEYHYDMDLTWVKKYGSRAAQKHQESQTPKVSSSLLQNLVGYLRSKA
- a CDS encoding roadblock/LC7 domain-containing protein encodes the protein MPLGNIIKLLKEAFQKLPAESVDSSELTQTETPLPKGSAENTDLTQKPVNDTTLTQPTTETTETTQTSLPTILEEQKMINVSMLQDELQNFVSAASDVQGAALVSPDGLALASVLPGGMDEERTAAMSASMLSLGERIGRELARGSIDRIVVEGEKGYGVLVGCGADAVLLVLAGAGVKQGLLFLEVKRVVSKIAPLMA
- a CDS encoding YheT family hydrolase, which codes for MRALAYNPPWFLRNGVLMTIGAALWGKKNWETTLNLPEPNYQEQIFTGAREVPIFGLVAIPENPRGTIIGTYGIIGDLEEEWFLKILGRKAYAQGYAVVLFDWRAHGKTAELSPTLTSDGLYEGEDFVRIAAKALSMGCPPKFWFTGFSLGGQLALWAIKAALDSTKDSEIGIKESDIAGGAVICPSLNSNPSLKYLTSYPVGRFLEQRIARALKKLAWKIHDSHPGSLDPAAIERANSIWGFDNELVIEKLGFPSVEAYYEASSALHVIPSLSKRTLIIYAADDPFFAPSIMPELQVACAQNPAIDLMLTPYGGHVGYLSSKQCQKEYGDSDPWWAWNRFLEWIERA